CATTTTTAATCCAACGGAAAGAAAAGCAATAATGTTATATCAGAAGATGAACGGTACCAACATTTAAAGAAAACCATTGATGCCATTGAAGGATTATATAAAGAATTAGACGATGATCTAAAAAACATTGTTCTATTCGCTATGGGGATAAAGAAGGATGCTATGAATGGGAAGATGATGCAGATAAATTATACATGCGCGAAATAAAGTATTATGTAAGCGCAATGTGTTGATTGACAAGACAGCAGAGAGGATGGGGCGGTTGTGAAGATTGAAATTGGTGGTGTAAGTTTTGGTATGGTGCTTGCTATCATTATTTCATGGAGCGTTAATAAATCTGTAGTGTGGGCGATAATACATGGTTTGTTCGGTTGGCTCTATGTCATTTACTATGTACTTACAATGTGAACTTCACATAAAAACCGTGGAAATTGATAACATACCCATAATTTAAACATACAAATTATCATAACCTGTCGAGTTCAAACAGACTATTAGTTGACCATGTGTGATGATGAATAGTGGAAGTTGTTAAGGCAGCGATTAGATGACTTTGGCATGTTGCTGGAGTCATCTTTTTCATTGTCTATTGCTTTATCGTGTGGGAGTTTATCGTTGCAATCAGCCTCCAATTGTTATAATTAAAGTTTTTTTGTTTTAATGAATACTCCCATGAAATAGGTCGACCAATTTCATGGCTGACCTATTTTATTTTAACGGACTGTGATTAGTAGCGGATATATTAATTAGTTCCGGAGAAAAAATGTATTTATAAATAAGGGGCATGACATTTTATTTCAATTCTATATTTTCTATATACAGATCAACATCTTTCATCAATTGTTTAAATAAGATTCTATTTTTCTTTTTGATATTTATTTTTTTTCTTGCAGACTTTAAAGAAAATTCTTCATGAACAATACAACTTCTGAGGTTCGCCAATAATTTAGTATTATTTTTAAAAGTTAAGTAATCACCCAATTTCCTCTCTAAATCGAGAATTATATTAATGTCGGACTTATTTTTATATTTACGATTAAAGTAAACTTTATAAATGTCTTTTAGCAGTTGTTCAGTTAATGAATACAACTCTACTGTGAGCGTTGCATATTTTCGGTCCCTACGGCGTCCATAAAATTCTTCCAACTCATAATCACTCAATAGCTCCACCCATTTAAAAGCACCTGATTTATTCGAAGTATTTTTTACAATTTGCTGAAATTCTTTTTCGATTAAACAAAGATCAGCAAATGCATGATCTTTTAACTTTTTGATTTCTTTCTTTTTACTCAACCCAAACACTCCCTCCAATAATTGGATTTAATAGCAAAAGGGAAGCTCACTCGCTCCAATACCCCTGTGCAACAAGTTACCTATTTTTTCTTACCCGAATTTTTAAATTAACCAACTATTTTTTGACACATTCAAATAACGTAAAGGATTTTAGCGGTAATACGAAGGTTGCTAAATAGACTCAAAAAGATATTGAAGGCGCTTTTTAACGCACCCATTCTATAACAAGATTGTGCAATATCTCGTGAAAAGGTGGTAGAATGTTTTATTTAATAGGGAACATGGGAAAACACAATGCATAGGAGGGATCATGATGGATTATAATTTATTTGGCAATTCAGATTTGAAAGTTTCTAAATATGCTTTGGGTACCGTGATGTTCAGTACAAATGGTCTTGAGGAAGCGGGTGCAATGGATCAGACAACCGCAAATTATATGGTGGATTACGCACTGGATCAAGGCATCAACCATTTTGATACAGCAAATATGTACGCAAAAGGTGATGCGGAAGTTATTTTTGGCAAAGCGATAAGAGATAAACGCCAGGATATGATCATCAGCAGTAAAAAAGGATTTCAGCTGATTGATAAACCAACCGATACGGGAGCTTTAATCAACGTTGATTCATCGATAGATGCGCTATTAAAAAGACTAGGTACAGACTATATTGATCTCTATTATGTACATTGTTGGGACGGCCAAGTAGCGGTTAGTGAAACGGTCCAAGAGATGAATGATTTAATTAAAAAAGGGAAAATTCGTCATTGGGGAGTATCCGATTACAACGGCTGGGCACTTGCGAAGACACATACATGGGCAGTAGAAAATAATATGATACCGCCAATTGCACAACAAATCTATTACACACCGGAATCTCGTGAAGCAGAGTACGAAATTTTGCCGGCCGGTAAAGAATTGGGCATTGCTAATAGTATTAGATCGCCACTTGGTGAGGGGCTGCTTACTGGTAAATTTACAAGAAACAAAATGTTCGAACCAGGTACAAGACAAGAGAATGGCTGGCCGGAAACATATATTAAAAATCCGGATTTGTTTTATAATCTAATCGATTTATTGCAAGATGTTGCGTCTAAACATAAAGCGACAGTAGCGCAAGTTGTTCTTGCATGGTTACGTGATCGACCGAATGTAGATTCAATTATCTTGTCTGCAAGAACTAAAGAACAATTGCATGAGAATATTGCATCCTATAATTTAAAATTAACAAACGAAGATATCTCACAAATTAATAACTTAACAGCACTGGAACCTATTTATCCATTATGGCACCGCGCTATGAATACAGTGGATAGAGCTTCAAATGCAGAAAAGGTCTATTTGGACGAATACATTAAGTTGATGGATAGAAAAAATCAGACTGGATTATAATTAATGGACTCCAAGCATAGCGTAAAAAAATCTGATAATTCCAATAAAACTAGTTGACATTTAAATTAGTTTTATTTATTATTAATTTCAATATATGGCTTAGCAAGCTCACTAGATATACTAGAGGCTCCCTTATCTAATTGATAAGGGAGCCTTTTGTTTTAACTGAAAGGGGGATTTACTAATTGTGAGTGGACGATTCATATAAAAAATTTTTTACAATAAACATACTATTTTAATTGGAATTGTATGATAAGGAGTGTGAACAATGGAAAAAATCAAATTTGAACAAGTCTCCAAAAACTTCTTAGTCCGAGATGAAAACAAAAAAGGGGCTCAACGTGAATTTACCGCTATTCAAGGTATTGACTTCTCAGTAAAGGAGGGTGAATTCATTACTTTAGTAGGGCCGAGTGGATGTGGGAAATCTACATTACTCGATTTGCTGACAGGTTTAACGAAGCCGACAAAAGGCAGGATTCTTATTGATGGTCGTGAAATAAGCGGACCAGGGCTGGATCGTGGAATTGTCTTTCAACAATATGCATTATTTCCATGGAAAACAGCACGCGGCAACATTGAATTTGGTTTAGAAGCGAAAGGAATTCCGAAAAAGGAGTGGCAAGAGAGAACCGATTATTATTTGGACTTAGTAGGCTTGAAAAACTATTCTGATCGCTATCCGCATGAATTATCAGGGGGAATGAAGCAGCGCGTAGCAATTGCGCGGAGTTTAGCATTCAATCCAGATGTATTATTAATGGATGAGCCATTTGCCGCATTAGATGCACAAACTCGTGAAACATTACAAACGGAATTATTGCGCATTTGGAAGAAGACAGGTAAGACAATTATTTTTATTACACATGGAATTGATGAGGCAGTGTACTTAGGAGAACGGGTTGTTGTTCTTTCAGCCAATCCAGGTACTGTCAAAAAGATTATAGATATTCCACTGAACAATCGTTTAGCTGACGCTGATATTAAATCAAACCAAGCATTCGTAAAAGCGAGGCATGAGGTATGGAGTTTACTGCATGAACCGGAATATCAAGGCGCACACATTTAAGAAGGGGGTTTTTAGATGGTAACACTAAATAAACCGACGCAAATCGAAGAAACGAGTAAACGACCTAGGACTTCCGGTAAATCACTTTCAATCATGTTGAAAGTCTTTAAGAAATCAATCGTACTTATTTTGTTTGTATTATTCTGGGAGCTTGCCCCACAGTTAGGTTTTGTCGATAGGACGTTTCTGCCGCCATTTTCCGCGGTTATTCATGCATGGTGGGACCTACTTATAACAGGGGAAATATGGAGACATTTTGAGGCGAGTATTTTACGTTCACTTTTTGGCTTTGCTTTAGCATTAGTCGTAGCGATACCATTAGGTCTGCTAATTGGATGGTATCCGTTAGCAAGAGAGTTACTAACACCAATCTTGGAGCTATTCCGTAACACAGCAGCATTAGCGCTGTTACCTGTATTTATTTTACTGTTAGGGATTGGTGAAGTTTCTAAAATATCAATTGTCTTTTATGCATGTACTTGGCCCGTTTTATTAAATACTATATCTGCTGTAAAAAGTGTGGATCCGTTATTAATTAAATCAGCACGTTCAATGAATATTTCTTCGTTTAAATTGTTTTACAAAGTTATTTTACCTGCATCGGTACCGACAATTTTTACTGGTATTCGTATGGCAGGGACGGGTGCGATTTTAGTATTAATTGCTGCTGAGATGATTGGTGCAAAAGCGGGGCTAGGTTATTTTATAACGTATTCGCAATATAATTTCCTGATTGCTGAAATGTATGCGGGCATTATTACTATTGCATTATTAGGCTTATTGATTAACTATGGCCTTTCCGGTGCAGAGCGCTACTTCTCGCGATGGAAACAGTAAGTATTTTATTTTTGATTAAAACCTACTAATTTAATTTGTTTAGTTATGTATATTGTGTTTAAACAGGAAAAGGGGAATCTTAGCATGAAAAAGATGTGGTTGTTATTAGTCGTATTAAGTGTAAGTCTGGGAGCTTTAACAGCGTGCTCAAATAATGATTCACGTAGTACAGCAAGCGCAAATGGTCAAGGTCGAGTTATACAATATCAAAGCACTCCAGGAAATGTAATATTCCCTGAATTAGCAGAGGCCCTTGGTTATCTGGGGGATATAGAGCTGGAAAAAGTAAGTGATATGGTTGGCGGTCCAGAAAGTATTCAACTAACAGCAACAGGCGAAATAGATTTCGGTTCAGCATTTAACGGTGCCATTATTAAATCTTATGCACAAGGTGTAAAGATTAAATCGGTTGTAGGCTCTTACGGTAGTGATGAAAATACATTTATCGGCTATTACACATTGGACGACAGTGGCATTAAAACAGCGAAAGATTTAATCGGCAAGAAAATCGGAATGAACACATTAGGGGCGCACTCTGAGTTTGCAGTAAAACAATTTTTACGTGATGGCGGTTTAACAGAAGATGAAATTCAAGAAGTTCAATTAGTCGTTGTACCGGGCGCGAGTGCAGAGCAAATTTTACGGGCTGGTCAAATCGATGTTGTAGCACTTAGTGGTATTGGGAAAGAACGTGCTTTAGAAAATGGTGGCATTTATCCGGTATTTAAAGATACCGATTTATTTGGTCAATTTACAGCGGGTGAATTCTTTTTTACTGAAAAGTATATTGAAGAAAATCCGGACACAGTTAAAACATTTGTAGAAGGAGTTTCGAAAGCAATTGAATGGGCTAGAACAACGCCCCGTGAAGAAGTCATTGCAAAGTTTGAGGAAATTGTTTCGGCACGTGAAGGTAATGAAACGACAGAAAATTTAAAATACTGGCAGAGCACAGGGATTGCTGAAGAAGGTGGACAAATTGCAGAAAAGGAATTCCAAATCTGGATCGACTGGTTAGTGGAGAATGGTGATTTAAATAAAGGTCAAGTGAAGTTAGAGAATCTATTCACAAATGAATACAATCCATATGGCAAATAAAGCTTTTAACTAAATTCAACGAAAAAGGAGAATATTAAAATGACAAAAAGACAATTAAGTTTAGGTGCGTTTATTAATCTGCCGGGTCACCATGTTGCGAGCTGGAGACATCCCGAAACCGAAGTACGTAAAGTAACAGATTTAGCCTATTTAACAGAAATCGCGCAAGTTGCGGAGCGCGGCAAGTTTGATAATTTATTTTTTGCAGATGTATTTGGTCAACCGATTTTAGAAAATGCACACTCAGGATTGAAGCTGGATCCGGTCGTCATTATTTCTGCATTAGCAGCTGTCACGAAAAATATCGGTTTAACAGCAACATTAACAACATCGTATAATGAACCGTTTCATGTAGCACGTAAGTTTGCAGCAATTGATCATTTATCAAACGGTCGTGCAGCCTGGAATGTTGTGACTTCAGCCAATGAGCGAGAGGCATTGCTGTTTGGCCGTGATGCACACTTTCAACACGCAGAACGTTATGAGCGCGCCGATGAATTTGTAGATGTGGTGAAAAAGCTATGGTATTCGATAGACGAAGAGGCATTGGTAATTGATAAGGAAAGTAGTCATTATTACAACTTAAATAAAGTGACTGAAATAGATCATGAGGGGAAATTCTTTAAACTAAAAGGAACACTGGATGCGCCGTCCACACCACAAGGCCATCCGGTAATCGTACAGGCAGGCTCTTCGGAGGCAGGAAAAGAGCTAGCTGCGAAAACAGCTGAAGTTATTTTCACTGCATGGCAAACACTGGAAGATGCACAAGCATTTTATAAAGATGTTAAAGGCCGTTTAGCAAAATACGGCCGTAATCCTGAAGATCTTAAAATATTACCAGGGGCTTTCATTGTTGTAGCTGCAACAGAAGAGGAAGCAATTGCGAAACATCAGCAATTAAATAACTATATTACGCCAGAAGTAGGCTTGGCTTATCTATCCGGTTTTACGGGGGTAGATTTATCGGAGTACGACTTTGAAGGGCAAATTCCAGATTTTAATGGCCAGCAAATTGACGGCACGAACCCGAATATTCGAGCGAGTATTGTGAAAGGTATTGTAGAGGCAAAAGGGTTAACAACTTTGAGAGAATTATACAACAATATTGCAGGGGCTCGCGGGCATCGAGAAATTATCGGGACGCCAACCCAAGTTGCCGATCAGTTGCAGGAATGGTTTGAAAATGAAGCGGCTGATGGTTTTAATATAATGGCACCAACTTTCCCGCAAGGCTTCAACGACATTGTAGAACTAGTAATTCCAGAACTACAGCGGCGGGGAATATTTAAGACGGAGTATGCTGGTACGACATTACGTGAAAATCTTGGTTTAAAACGTCCGGTTAATCCATATATACAGCAAAAAGCTCCACAAGAAGTTCCACTTTAATCTGTAATTTAGCGTTTCTGACAATTTAAAAGCACTTCAATTTAAAAGCACTTCAGTTTCTATTGTACTTAGAATCTGAAGTGCTTTGTTTGTAAGAAATAGATAAACCTGTAGTGCACGATTAGTACAATAATAGAAAATGTTAAATTGCCACCAACTCCACACTTTCATTTGCATCAAGATACTCGATCATCTCTACCCATGTATCTGGCTTCTCGGGCAATACTGCATAGTACGTCTTTAAAAATGTCGCAATCAGTGATGCATTTAAATCGGTTTGTTCGTAGTCAGCGGGCATAAAGCATAAATCAAGTCCGCTTACAGCTGTCCCGTCCAACTGCCATGATGGGTGGACGTACGGGAAGTTTAGCCGTTTGTAGCCTAAATGTGATAACACTTCACGGCGTACAAACGGGTCCATTGGTTTTACTCCACCAAAGCCGTGATCGTCTACACGATACGGATCATAGATTTCTGCAAACATGCCTGCCATTTGCTTGTTGTTTTCCTGTGCCAATGCTTGTAAATCTGCTGCACGTTTTGTTGCTAGGAAACGGCCGACGCCAATACCTTCCCGGCCGATAATTGTAAAATCGGTCATGCCAACATTTAAATCTTTATAATAGCGGTACTCTGTTGTCCCAACGACTTCACCTTCATGGACGGCGACAAATACGCGAATGCTTGGATCCTCCAGCGGTTCTTTCCATAAATCAAATGCTAATACTTCCTCCGGTGGAAATACCGTTTTTAATAGTTCATACATATCTGCAAACAGTGGATCGGTAATCGATGTAATGCGATGATAATCCATTAATAAGCCTCCTTGATTTGGACGAAAGGATTGCGCCATTCCATTAATACACCATAATGATGCGACTCTTCATCCTCTAAATAGTGGGGTACAACTTGTATCGGCATGCGACCGCAGCGTAGTAGAAACGAAATGACCTGGTCGTGTATTTCACCAAGCAAAACAGCTTCAATATACGCTTCTGGTGAAAGCTGGTCGGCATGGTGATGATAATTCGGCATCCGGCTGCCGCCAAGCAGACGAACGCGCTTTTGCTCAATGACGATTTCGTACATCGAAAGCATGAGCCATTTGCCAAGCCCTAAACTGCGAGAAGCTGGGCGCACACAAAGATCAACAATGTAGAGTGTATCGCCATTTGGATCATGAGTACGAATATAGCCGTTATCGGTTATGTCCTCCCACGTATGTAGGGGATTGTTTGGGTCAAAATCAACGAGCAAGGACGTCATGGAACCGACGATTTGCCCATCCACTTCAATGCAAAGTGTACCTTCCGGGAAATGTGTGACATGACTTATAAGTTGTTCTTCACTCCACCATAGCTCTGAAGGGAATGGGGGAGGGAAGCAATCCTGTTGAATACGGATAAGGGCATCAAAATCTGCAGGCGTGTAATTCCGGACTGTCGCAAGGATCGGCTTGCTGTCTTGAAACACATAAAACTGTTTACTGTACATTGATAAAACTACTTTCCCAGTCATTGTATAAATCGGTACGACGGTCACGCCACGTTGTTACAGAGCCCTTTTCGCGTACTTGATAAAGCAGTGCCAAATCTAAATCCCCCGTAACAACCATATCGTTATTGAGCTCTCCTTCAACTACGATTCCACGCGGTGGGAACGGGACGTCATTTGGTGCAATAATCGCGGACTGTCCAAAATTCATGCGCATAAAATCAATGGTTGGGAGCGAACCGACAGTAGAAGCGGTCACGACATATACCTGGTTTTCAATAGCGCGGGCATGACTTGTATATCGAACACGATGGAAGCCGTGGCGATCATCGGTACAAGATGGGCAAAAGATAACATCTGCGCCACGAGCTTTTGCCATTCGTACGATTTCAGGGAACTCGATATCGTAACACGTTAAAATTGCAATTCTACCTTTTTCTGTATCAAAAAGGTGTAACTCATCACCTGCCGCCATGTTCCACTCGTTTACCTCGGTTGGAGTAATATGAAGTTTCGCCTGTGTGGCAACCGTGCCATCCGGATAAAATAAGTGAGCGACATTGTAGAGTTTGTCATTGTTCCGTATGACATGGGTACCACCGATAATATGCGTCTTTGTTTTAACGGCTAAACCTGTAAATAAATCAAGGTACTGCACTGTAAAATCAGGAAGCTCATTGATGGAAAGTGGCTCCCCTTTATCGTTGCCTATAGATAACAGCTGCGTCGTAAAAAACTCAGGGAATAAAATGAAATCCGTCTCGAACTCTAGGGCAGCTCGCACGTAATGGTCTACTTGCTGAGCAAATTCCTCAAATGATCGAATCGTATGAAGATGATATTGAACGGTTGATACACGTAGTTTCATATGGACCTCCTTACTATTTTTTCATAATATTACTAATATATTGCTAGCTATAATAGTATATTTTTCAGTTAATTTCAATGCGAATTTGGAAATGCATCCGTAACTCACGTATATTGTGAAGATTTTCACTTATACTAACGTGGCAAAAAGCTTAAGTAGAAGAGAATGATTTTATAGGAAAAATATAAGAAAACGATATTTATGGTAATAAAACGGCGAATCAAGGGTACTAAGTGATATATGTACATGCATTAAAGTAAGACGTATGGCATTTTAAGTGAAATTCTATGGCATTTAACGTTGGAAAGGATGATACCGATGAATAAAAAATGGAATAAGCAGTATATTGGTGGAGAATGGAAAGAAGGAAACAGTGAAAGAGTATACGTAGACCAGAATCCTTACAACGAGGAAACGA
This window of the Solibacillus isronensis genome carries:
- a CDS encoding GNAT family N-acetyltransferase, which produces MDYHRITSITDPLFADMYELLKTVFPPEEVLAFDLWKEPLEDPSIRVFVAVHEGEVVGTTEYRYYKDLNVGMTDFTIIGREGIGVGRFLATKRAADLQALAQENNKQMAGMFAEIYDPYRVDDHGFGGVKPMDPFVRREVLSHLGYKRLNFPYVHPSWQLDGTAVSGLDLCFMPADYEQTDLNASLIATFLKTYYAVLPEKPDTWVEMIEYLDANESVELVAI
- a CDS encoding aldo/keto reductase — translated: MDYNLFGNSDLKVSKYALGTVMFSTNGLEEAGAMDQTTANYMVDYALDQGINHFDTANMYAKGDAEVIFGKAIRDKRQDMIISSKKGFQLIDKPTDTGALINVDSSIDALLKRLGTDYIDLYYVHCWDGQVAVSETVQEMNDLIKKGKIRHWGVSDYNGWALAKTHTWAVENNMIPPIAQQIYYTPESREAEYEILPAGKELGIANSIRSPLGEGLLTGKFTRNKMFEPGTRQENGWPETYIKNPDLFYNLIDLLQDVASKHKATVAQVVLAWLRDRPNVDSIILSARTKEQLHENIASYNLKLTNEDISQINNLTALEPIYPLWHRAMNTVDRASNAEKVYLDEYIKLMDRKNQTGL
- a CDS encoding nucleoside-diphosphate sugar epimerase gives rise to the protein MSKKKEIKKLKDHAFADLCLIEKEFQQIVKNTSNKSGAFKWVELLSDYELEEFYGRRRDRKYATLTVELYSLTEQLLKDIYKVYFNRKYKNKSDINIILDLERKLGDYLTFKNNTKLLANLRSCIVHEEFSLKSARKKINIKKKNRILFKQLMKDVDLYIENIELK
- a CDS encoding ABC transporter permease; translated protein: MVTLNKPTQIEETSKRPRTSGKSLSIMLKVFKKSIVLILFVLFWELAPQLGFVDRTFLPPFSAVIHAWWDLLITGEIWRHFEASILRSLFGFALALVVAIPLGLLIGWYPLARELLTPILELFRNTAALALLPVFILLLGIGEVSKISIVFYACTWPVLLNTISAVKSVDPLLIKSARSMNISSFKLFYKVILPASVPTIFTGIRMAGTGAILVLIAAEMIGAKAGLGYFITYSQYNFLIAEMYAGIITIALLGLLINYGLSGAERYFSRWKQ
- a CDS encoding ABC transporter ATP-binding protein — encoded protein: MEKIKFEQVSKNFLVRDENKKGAQREFTAIQGIDFSVKEGEFITLVGPSGCGKSTLLDLLTGLTKPTKGRILIDGREISGPGLDRGIVFQQYALFPWKTARGNIEFGLEAKGIPKKEWQERTDYYLDLVGLKNYSDRYPHELSGGMKQRVAIARSLAFNPDVLLMDEPFAALDAQTRETLQTELLRIWKKTGKTIIFITHGIDEAVYLGERVVVLSANPGTVKKIIDIPLNNRLADADIKSNQAFVKARHEVWSLLHEPEYQGAHI
- a CDS encoding ABC transporter substrate-binding protein, whose product is MKKMWLLLVVLSVSLGALTACSNNDSRSTASANGQGRVIQYQSTPGNVIFPELAEALGYLGDIELEKVSDMVGGPESIQLTATGEIDFGSAFNGAIIKSYAQGVKIKSVVGSYGSDENTFIGYYTLDDSGIKTAKDLIGKKIGMNTLGAHSEFAVKQFLRDGGLTEDEIQEVQLVVVPGASAEQILRAGQIDVVALSGIGKERALENGGIYPVFKDTDLFGQFTAGEFFFTEKYIEENPDTVKTFVEGVSKAIEWARTTPREEVIAKFEEIVSAREGNETTENLKYWQSTGIAEEGGQIAEKEFQIWIDWLVENGDLNKGQVKLENLFTNEYNPYGK
- a CDS encoding carbon-nitrogen hydrolase family protein translates to MKLRVSTVQYHLHTIRSFEEFAQQVDHYVRAALEFETDFILFPEFFTTQLLSIGNDKGEPLSINELPDFTVQYLDLFTGLAVKTKTHIIGGTHVIRNNDKLYNVAHLFYPDGTVATQAKLHITPTEVNEWNMAAGDELHLFDTEKGRIAILTCYDIEFPEIVRMAKARGADVIFCPSCTDDRHGFHRVRYTSHARAIENQVYVVTASTVGSLPTIDFMRMNFGQSAIIAPNDVPFPPRGIVVEGELNNDMVVTGDLDLALLYQVREKGSVTTWRDRRTDLYNDWESSFINVQ
- a CDS encoding GNAT family N-acetyltransferase, giving the protein MYSKQFYVFQDSKPILATVRNYTPADFDALIRIQQDCFPPPFPSELWWSEEQLISHVTHFPEGTLCIEVDGQIVGSMTSLLVDFDPNNPLHTWEDITDNGYIRTHDPNGDTLYIVDLCVRPASRSLGLGKWLMLSMYEIVIEQKRVRLLGGSRMPNYHHHADQLSPEAYIEAVLLGEIHDQVISFLLRCGRMPIQVVPHYLEDEESHHYGVLMEWRNPFVQIKEAY
- a CDS encoding LLM class flavin-dependent oxidoreductase produces the protein MTKRQLSLGAFINLPGHHVASWRHPETEVRKVTDLAYLTEIAQVAERGKFDNLFFADVFGQPILENAHSGLKLDPVVIISALAAVTKNIGLTATLTTSYNEPFHVARKFAAIDHLSNGRAAWNVVTSANEREALLFGRDAHFQHAERYERADEFVDVVKKLWYSIDEEALVIDKESSHYYNLNKVTEIDHEGKFFKLKGTLDAPSTPQGHPVIVQAGSSEAGKELAAKTAEVIFTAWQTLEDAQAFYKDVKGRLAKYGRNPEDLKILPGAFIVVAATEEEAIAKHQQLNNYITPEVGLAYLSGFTGVDLSEYDFEGQIPDFNGQQIDGTNPNIRASIVKGIVEAKGLTTLRELYNNIAGARGHREIIGTPTQVADQLQEWFENEAADGFNIMAPTFPQGFNDIVELVIPELQRRGIFKTEYAGTTLRENLGLKRPVNPYIQQKAPQEVPL